The DNA region TTTGAGGCAAACTGCTTTATTACGACTTATTAGAACTTGTGGCGGATACCAACGCGAGCTGCGAGTTGGTTTTGGTTCGACGAACCCGACAGGCCGTTGATGCCTGCCGTTGCGTTGACCGTAGCGCCCGCTGCGTTGATCGTGTCGCCCAGAGCGTGTTGATACACGCCGATCACGTACACGTCCGTGCGCTTGGACAGGAAGTAGTCCACGCCAAGCGAGCCTTGGTGGTACTGAGCACGCGAGTTGCCGTTGATTTCCGCGCCGCGCGTGTAGTCATACGCTGCACCGACCAGCAATGCCGGGGTCAACTGATACTTGAAGTTCAGTTCTGCGTTGTTGAACGTAGCCGACTGGCCCTTGAACGGCGATGCGAACGAAGCGCCCAGGTTGCCGAAGCGGATGTTCGAGTACGTCACGCCAACCGTTGCTGCGCCGAACGTGTATGCGCCGCCTGCACCGATCACCTGGTACGTGTTAGCCGACGCGAAGCCAGCGTAGACCGGCGAGGTCACAGCTGCGGCCGGTGCTGCAGCCGTACCGCCGTTGTTGAACAGGCCACCCGAAGCTGCCGGGCTACGTGCGTTCAAATAGCCAACGCCCAACACGAGGGGACCGTTGTTGTAGCCAGCGCCCAACGACCAGATCTGGTTCGACGTGACGTTGCCGGCAACGCCGCCGAAGCTGTACGTGCCGCCGAACTTCAGGCCGCCGTAATCAACGCTGGTGTACTTGACCGTGTTGTTGGTGCGGTACGCGTTGTTGAAGTTGTCGATGTCGCCCGGGTGAGCAGCGATGTAGCCGCCCCACTGGTCGCCGGCTTCCAGCGGACCAACGTAGTCGACGACGGAGTCGTACTGACGACCCAGCGTGACCGTGCCGAATTGGCTCGACAGGCCGACGTAAGCTTGACGGCCGAACATCAGGCCGCCTTGACCCAGCTTGCCGTTGTTCACGTCAAAGCCGTTTTCCAACACGAAGATGGCCTTCAGACCGCCGCCCAGATCTTCAGTGCCACGCAGGCCGAAACGCGAGCCTTGCATAACGCCGCTGGACAGGTTGTACAGGTGCTTGCCACCCGAGTTGGTGTTGATGTTGAAGCCTTCGTCAATGATACCGTACAAGGTCACGCTGCTCTGAGCATGTGCGACGCCTGCGAATGCGCCCAGTGCTGCGAGAGCGAGAAGCGACTTTTTCATCGAATGATCTCCAAGGATTACGAATCTTTTGTACAAGGCGGAATATTTATCTAGCGTTGAGGCCTTGCTTGTCCAACTTCGCGAGAAGTTGCACGTAATGTAACAAAAGGCCTACATGGGACAAAGAAAAAGGAGCGGGGTAGGAACGCTCCTGTTTCGTTTACGCAACATGGTCTAAAATCAGAAGTTGGCCGCCCGATTCACCCGGTTTGAACGTTTTAGCGAGGCCGGTTTTGCGCTGTAAAGCCTTGTGGCGCGGGCCGGGCGGATCGGTGAGGCGGTTGTTGAATGAGGGAGCATCGAATGTTTCTGGACGAGTTGATTAGCGAGTTTGATCGGGGTTTACGCTCAATGACCGGCGTGTCGCGGATGAGTCGTCCGTTGCCCGTTCCGCAAGAATCTCCGGTGACGGCAGCAGTGCCCGAACTCTCGCCGGCAGAGCGGGCCCACTCGGCTGGATTGATGCGCGTGAACCATGTCGGCGAGGTGTGCGCCCAGGCGCTGTATCAGGCTCAGAAACTCGCCACCAAGTCGCCTTCGTTGCGCGCCGTGTTCAATCGCGCTGCGATCGAAGAGGAGGATCATCTCGCGTGGACGGCGAGGCGCCTCCAGGCGCTCGACTCGCGTCCCAGCCTGTTGAACCCGGTGTGGTATGTCGGCGCGCTGGCGATCGGCCTCGCGGCAGGGCGCATGGGTGACCGCGTCAGCCTCGGCTTCATGGCCGAAACCGAGCGGCAGGTCGAACAGCATCTCGACAGCCATCTGGACCAATTGCCGGCAGCCGACCGCGAGTCGCGCGCCATCGTCGAGCAGATGCGCGTGGACGAGGTGGAACACGGCAAGGCCGCGACGGAGGCCGGCGGGGTCGAACTGCCGTTCCCCGTCCGCGCGTTGATGCGCGCCGTGTCGAAAGTCATGACTCGCACTGCCTATTACATATAAGTTCGAGACTTCCAAGTACGTACCGCCTGAAAGTGGAACGGCGCATCGCGCGCCGTCCGCCTGAAGTACCCGCAGACCCCATCCGGCACATCCCGATCCCGCTTGACGATCTCTTTCATTCCGCGCCTTTCCCCCGCACTTTTCACGTATCACCTTCACAAGTTGCACTAGCTCATTCATTTATAACGGTTTTCCGTTTTATGTCTGACATGAAGGAGTCGCGCTAAGTCCTTGTTCTAGCAACAAAAATTCGCCGGAAAAGCACGCATCTCCCTTGACCCCTGTTTAGCGTTCCTCTAAAGTGGGAGACAGTGTGAGAAAGTGTATTTTTGTGTGATCTCGCAAGCAGTTTCGGGTAGATTTTCACGAATCGGGCAGCCGGCGCCGCAACGCGCCGCGAGAGCAATCAGGTTGCGTGGGCCGGCATTCAGCGCTGAAAGCGCCGACTCCGGTCGGGCGCAGCGAACTGCATAGGACCGGGTAAGCGCTGAAGCGCCAAAGCCGGTCGACAGGGGAGAGCGAAGTGTTCCAAGGGGCGTCGGCGCTGACGCTCGATGCGAAAGGGCGGATGTCTATTCCCTCTCGTTATCGGGATGCGCTGCAAACACAGGCAGAGGGCCGGGTGACGATCACCAAGCACCCGGACGGCTGCCTGTTGCTCTTTCCGCGCCCGGAGTGGGAAATCTTTCGCGACAAGGTCGACAAGCTGCCCATGAACGCGACCTGGTGGAAGCGCATTTTTCTCGGTAACGCAATGGACGTTGATATGGACGGCGCAGGGCGCGTGCTCGTATCGCCGGAATTGCGCACGGCCGGCGGGCTGGAAAAAGAAGTGACCCTGCTCGGCATGGGTCGTCACTTCGAGTTATGGGACGCACAGACTTACGCCGCGAAAGAACAGGCGGCAATGGCAGAGGGCATGCCCGACGCCTTGAAAGATTTCACGTTCTGATCGCGGTTTACATATATGGCACCTGCGATGGGAAATGAATTGCAGCATCGCACGGTGCTGCTGGAAGAAGCGGTTCAAGCGCTGGTCACACGCGCGGACGGCATCTATGTGGACGGCACGTTCGGGCGCGGTGGTCACAGTCGGCTGGTGTTGGAGAAGCTGGGTGAGTCGGGGCGTCTGATCGCTTTCGACAAAGATCCGCTTGCCATCGCCACGGCTCAGCAGATCACGGATCCGCGCTTTGGCATCGTGCATGAGAGTTTTGCTTCTCTGCGCACCGCGATGGCGGAGCGCGGCGTAGGACGGGTGTCGGGCGTTTTATTGGATCTGGGCGTGTCGTCGCCGCAAGTCGACGATCCGGAGCGGGGCTTTAGCTTCCGCGCCGACGGCCCGCTCGACATGCGGATGGACCCGACGCGCGGCGAATCGGCAGCTGACTGGCTGGCGCGGGCCACGGTGCAGGAATTGACGGAGGTGATACGAGATTATGGGGAAGAACGGTTTGCTTTTCAGATTGCAAAGGCGCTTGTTGCTCGCCGGGCAGAGTCCGACCGTCTTGGGCCTCTCGTCAGCACGGGCGAGCTTGCCCAAATCGTGGCTAACGTCGTCAAAACCCGTGAGAAGGGCAAGGATCCGGCAACCCGCACCTTTCAAGCTATACGGATTCACATCAATCAAGAGCTTGCGGAGCTGCAAGTCGTTTTAGAAGCGGCGTTGTCGCTGCTGGAGCAAGGGGGGCGGCTGGTGGTCATCAGCTTTCATTCGCTCGAGGACCGGATCGTCAAGCGATTCATGCAGGCGCACGCCAGTACGCCTGCGGTGGATCGCCGTCTGCCGATTCGCGCAGTCGATCTGCCGAGCCCCCCGCTCAAGATCATCGGCCGTGTGTTCGCGAGCGACGCTGAAGTCGCCGCGAACCCGCGCGCCCGTTCTGCCGTGATGCGTGTGGCGGAGCGGATCGCGCCATGAACCGCCTCAATATCTTCCTGCTGATTATCGTGATGGGCTGCGCCTTGTCTGTCGTCAACGCTACCAATCAGCAGCGTCAGATCTTTATCCAGTTGCAGCGCGCTCAATCGCAGGAGCGCCAGCTGCAGCAGGACTATTCACAACTTCAATATCAGCAGAGCGCGCTGTCGAAAACGTCGCGCATCGAGCAGATCGCCACTGATTCCCTGAAGATGCAATCGGTTACGACCGGCCGCACCCAGTACCTCACGCTCGATCCGGGCGCGGCAAAGGCTGAAGATGCGCCGATCCCGACGTCCGGCCCGGCCTCGGCGCCGGCGGCGACCCGTCGCGGAGGCGTGCGATGAAAAAATCGTCGGCTCGCAAGAGCGTGGCTTTCTCGGCCAATCCGATCCTGTCGGTGCGTCTGCCGATGTGGCGCTCCAAGCTCGTCGTGTTCATGCTGTTCATGGCGTTCGTCGCGCTCACGGCGCGCGCGTTCTGGATCCAGGGCCCGGGCAACGCGTTCTATCAGAAGCAGGGTGAAATCCGCTATCAGCGCCGGCTCGAATTGCCGGCCACGCGCGGCAAGATTCTCGACCGCAACGGTCTCGTGCTGGCCACGAGTCTTCCGGTGCGGGCGATCTGGGCCATCCCTGAATCGGTGCCGGACGACCTCGGCGCCGACAAGCTGACTTCGCTCGGCAAGTTGCTGGGCATGACGAACAAGGAACTGCGCACCAAGTTGTCGGAGGACAAAACCTTCGTCTACGTGAAACGCCAGGTGCCGGTGGACATCGCGGAAAAAGTCACCGCGCTGGAGATTCCCGGCATTTACGCGCGCGCCGAGTACAAGCGCTTCTATCCGGAAGGCGAGATCACGGCCCACCTGATCGGCTTCACCAATGTGGAAGACGAAGGCCAGGAAGGCGTCGAACTCGGCGATCAGAAGCTGCTCGCCGGCGTGTCGGGCAGCCGCCGCGTGATCAAGGACCGCATGGGCCACATCATCGAGGACGTGGACGAGCAGGTGGTGCCGCACAACGGCAAGGACGTGGATCTCTCGATCGACAGCAAGATTCAATACATCGCTTATACGAACCTGAAGGCAGCCGTCGAAAAATTCAAGGCGAAGGCCGGCGCGGCGATGGTGATCGACGTGCGTACCGGCGAGGTGCTGGCGCTCGTCAATTACCCCACGTACAACCCGAACGACCGTTCCCACCTGACCGGCGACCAGCTGCGCAATCGCATCCTGACCGACACGTTCGAGCCCGGCTCGATCATGAAGCCGTTCACGGTCTCGCTTGCGCTCGATCTGCACCGCGTCACGCCGACTACACTGGTAGATACGGGGCCGGGCCGGTTCGTGCTCGACGGTGCGCCGATTACCGACGACAGCGCGTTCGGCGTGCTGACGGTGGGCGGCGTGATCCAGAAGTCGAGCAACATCGGCGCGACGAAGATCGCCATGCAGCTCAAGCCCGAAGAGATGTGGAACATGTACACCAGCATCGGTCTCGGCCAGGCGCCGAAGGTCGGCTTCCCGGGCGCGGCGGCAGGCCGTCTGCGTCCGTGGAAGAACTGGCGCCGCATCGAACAGGCGACCATGTCGTACGGCTATGGTCTGTCGGTGTCGCTGTTCCAGTTGGGCCGCGCTTACACCGCGATCGCGCATGACGGCGAGATCATGCCGGTGTCGATCTTCCGCACGCCTGGCGATCAGCCGGCTACCGGCCCGCAAATCTTTGCGCCCACCACCGCGCGCGAAGTGCGCGCGATGCTCGAAACCGTCACGGCGCCGGGCGGCACGTCGCCGGATGCGGCGGTGCCGGGCTATCGTGTCGGCGGCAAGAGCGGTACGGCGTACAAGCACGGCGCGCACGGCTACGACCACTCCAAATATCGCGCGTCGTTCGTCGGCATGGCGCCGATGCCGAATCCGCGCATCGTCGTGGCCGTTTCGGTCGACGAACCGACGGCGGGCAGCCACTTCGGCGGCCAGGTGTCGGGTCCGGTGTTCTCGGGCATCGTCGGCGATACGTTGCGTTCGTTGAATGTGCCGCCGGACATGCCGGTCAAGCAAATGGTGGTGTCCGACGACTCCGCCCCGGCCGCGCCGGGCGCGCCCGCCACGCCTGCCACGGCCAAGAAACTCTCCACCAGCGCCGGCGCTAAAAAGATGACGATTTCCGCGAACGCGAAAAGCCACCCGGGAGTCGTGCGATGAGCTTGCTGCGTCAGAAGCATCCCGCGCAGCGGCAAATCGCCGACGCTCTCGCCTGGCTGCACGCGCACGTGCAGCCAGGCGAGCATCTGCACGCCGACACGCGTTCGCTGGCGGTGGGCGACGCGTTTTTCGCCTACGCCGTGGACGGCGCGGACAACCGCGCGTTCATCGAGGGTGCGATCGAACGGGGTGCCTCCGCCGTGCTGGTTCAGCCCGAGGGCTTCAGCGGCGCGATCGATCCGTCCAACACGCTCGCCGTGCCGGCGTTGAACGAACTCGCGGGTTCGATCGCGAGCGGCTGGTACGACAACCCGAGCGACAGCATGCTGACGGTCGGCGTCACCGGCACGAACGGCAAGACCTCGTGCAGCCAGTGGGTCTCGGCGGCGTTGACCGCGCTCGGCACGCGTTGCGCGATCATCGGCACGCTCGGCACGGGTCTGCCTGGCCACCTCGTGCACACCGGCTTCACGACGCCCGACGCCCCGCAACTGCAACGCAGCCTCGCGCAATTGCGCGACGCCGGCGCGCAGGCGGTCGCCATGGAGGTGTCGTCGCACGCGCTGCACCAGGGGCGCGTGAACGGCACGGCGTTCGACATCGCCGTGTTCACGAACCTCACCCAGGACCATCTCGACTATCACGGCACGTTCGAAGCCTACGAAGCCGCGAAGGCACGCCTCTTCGCCTGGCCGGACCTGCGCGCGGCGGTGATCAACCGCGACGATGCGGCCGGCCGCCGTTTGCTCGCCAGCACGCAAGGCCACGCACGCACGATCGCCTACGGGCTCGACGGCACGGTGCAAGATGCGCCGCAAGCCGATGCATTGCTGCTCGCTTCGAATGTGCGCGCCACCGCCACGGGCACTGCCTTCCATCTGAGCACCTCGGAGTGGGGCGACGCCGAAGTCGAAGTGCAAACGCTCGGCGAGTTCAATGTGAGCAATCTGCTCGGCGTGCTGGGCGCGTTGCTCGCCGCCGACGTGCCGTTCGAGGCCGCGCTGGCCGAACTGGCGAAGCTCGAATCGGTGAACGGCCGCATGCAGCGTCTGGGTGGCCGCTTGCAGAACGACGAGCCGCTCGTCGTGATCGATTACGCGCACACGCCGGACGCGCTGGAAAAGACTCTGGAAGCGCTGCGCCCGATGGCGGCCGCGCGCGGTGGCGAACTGATCTGCATGTTCGGCTGCGGCGGCGACCGCGACGCGACCAAGCGTCCACTAATGGGCGCGATCGCCGAGAAGCTCGCAGACGGCGTGGTGGTGACCAGCGACAATCCGCGCAGCGAGGATCCGCAATCGATCATCGAGCAGATCGCGGCGGGCATGAAGGACGCGTCGAAAGCGCGCCGTATCGAGGACCGCGCAAGCGCGATCCTGCAAGCGATCCGCAGCGCCGCGCGCGAAGACGTCATCGTGCTGGCCGGCAAGGGGCACGAAGCAACACAGGAAATCATGGGCAAGAAACGCGCTTTCTCCGATCAGGATCACGCTCGCCTTGCGCTGGCCGCGCGCGCGACGCATGCACGCGGAGGTGGCGAATGAGCATGTTCTCGCTGCGTGAAGCCGCCGCGCTGATTCCAGGCGCGACCGTGCTCGGCGACGATACAGTCGCGTTCGAGCGCGTTTCCACCGACAGCCGCAGCGCCGGACCGGGCGACCTGTTCGTCGCGATCAAGGGCGACCGGTTCGACGCGCACGACTTCCTGCCGGACGTGGCCGCGCGCAACGTGACGGCCGTGCTCGTCACGCGCACGCCGCAAGCGTGGCATGTGCCGGCGCTCAAAGTCACGGACACGCGCGTCGGTCTCGGTGCGCTCGCACGCGGCTGGCGCCGCCAGTACAGCATGCCGCTCGTCGCCGTGACGGGCAGCAACGGCAAGACCACGGTCAAGGAAATGATCGCGTCGATCTTTGCGGCCGCGGTCGGCGCCGACGCGCGTCTTGCCACGGCGGGCAACTTCAACAACGACATCGGCTTGCCGCTCACGCTGTTTCGTCTGCACGCCGCGCATCAACTGGCGGTGGTCGAACTCGGCATGAACCATCCCGGCGAAACCTCGCTGCTCGCGAAGATCGCGGAGCCGACGGTTGCCGTGGTGAACAACGCGCAGCGCGAGCATCAGGAATTCATGGCCACGGTCGAAGCGGTCGCGCTCGAACACGCAAGCGTGATTCACGCGCTCTCGCCGGAAGGCGTCGCGGTGTTCCCGGCGGATGACGCCTACGCGAGCATCTGGCGTGTGGCCGCAACCGGCAACCGGATCATGGACTTCGCGCTGAATTCCGCCGAGCGGACCACCGAAGCGGCAGTCACCGGCACGTTCGCCGGCAACCTCTTGAGTATCGGCACGCCGCAAGGCCGGCTCGAAGTCACGTTGCAAGTGCTCGGCAATCACAACGCGCACAACGCGTTGGCCGCAACGTCGGCGGCGTTGGCCGCGGGCGTGTCGCTCGACGCCGTCAAGCGTGGTCTCGAATCGTTCGGCGCCGTGAAAGGCCGCTTGCAGGTGAAGCAGGCGGTGCTTGGCACGCTCGCCGGCGCCACCGTGATCGACGACACCTACAACGCCAACCCCGATTCGATGCGCGCCGCGATCGACGTGCTCGCCTCATGCGCCGCGCCTCGCGTGCTGGTGATGG from Paraburkholderia aromaticivorans includes:
- a CDS encoding porin, translating into MKKSLLALAALGAFAGVAHAQSSVTLYGIIDEGFNINTNSGGKHLYNLSSGVMQGSRFGLRGTEDLGGGLKAIFVLENGFDVNNGKLGQGGLMFGRQAYVGLSSQFGTVTLGRQYDSVVDYVGPLEAGDQWGGYIAAHPGDIDNFNNAYRTNNTVKYTSVDYGGLKFGGTYSFGGVAGNVTSNQIWSLGAGYNNGPLVLGVGYLNARSPAASGGLFNNGGTAAAPAAAVTSPVYAGFASANTYQVIGAGGAYTFGAATVGVTYSNIRFGNLGASFASPFKGQSATFNNAELNFKYQLTPALLVGAAYDYTRGAEINGNSRAQYHQGSLGVDYFLSKRTDVYVIGVYQHALGDTINAAGATVNATAGINGLSGSSNQNQLAARVGIRHKF
- the coq7 gene encoding 2-polyprenyl-3-methyl-6-methoxy-1,4-benzoquinone monooxygenase gives rise to the protein MFLDELISEFDRGLRSMTGVSRMSRPLPVPQESPVTAAVPELSPAERAHSAGLMRVNHVGEVCAQALYQAQKLATKSPSLRAVFNRAAIEEEDHLAWTARRLQALDSRPSLLNPVWYVGALAIGLAAGRMGDRVSLGFMAETERQVEQHLDSHLDQLPAADRESRAIVEQMRVDEVEHGKAATEAGGVELPFPVRALMRAVSKVMTRTAYYI
- the mraZ gene encoding division/cell wall cluster transcriptional repressor MraZ, translated to MFQGASALTLDAKGRMSIPSRYRDALQTQAEGRVTITKHPDGCLLLFPRPEWEIFRDKVDKLPMNATWWKRIFLGNAMDVDMDGAGRVLVSPELRTAGGLEKEVTLLGMGRHFELWDAQTYAAKEQAAMAEGMPDALKDFTF
- the rsmH gene encoding 16S rRNA (cytosine(1402)-N(4))-methyltransferase RsmH → MAPAMGNELQHRTVLLEEAVQALVTRADGIYVDGTFGRGGHSRLVLEKLGESGRLIAFDKDPLAIATAQQITDPRFGIVHESFASLRTAMAERGVGRVSGVLLDLGVSSPQVDDPERGFSFRADGPLDMRMDPTRGESAADWLARATVQELTEVIRDYGEERFAFQIAKALVARRAESDRLGPLVSTGELAQIVANVVKTREKGKDPATRTFQAIRIHINQELAELQVVLEAALSLLEQGGRLVVISFHSLEDRIVKRFMQAHASTPAVDRRLPIRAVDLPSPPLKIIGRVFASDAEVAANPRARSAVMRVAERIAP
- the ftsL gene encoding cell division protein FtsL, translated to MNRLNIFLLIIVMGCALSVVNATNQQRQIFIQLQRAQSQERQLQQDYSQLQYQQSALSKTSRIEQIATDSLKMQSVTTGRTQYLTLDPGAAKAEDAPIPTSGPASAPAATRRGGVR
- a CDS encoding peptidoglycan D,D-transpeptidase FtsI family protein, encoding MKKSSARKSVAFSANPILSVRLPMWRSKLVVFMLFMAFVALTARAFWIQGPGNAFYQKQGEIRYQRRLELPATRGKILDRNGLVLATSLPVRAIWAIPESVPDDLGADKLTSLGKLLGMTNKELRTKLSEDKTFVYVKRQVPVDIAEKVTALEIPGIYARAEYKRFYPEGEITAHLIGFTNVEDEGQEGVELGDQKLLAGVSGSRRVIKDRMGHIIEDVDEQVVPHNGKDVDLSIDSKIQYIAYTNLKAAVEKFKAKAGAAMVIDVRTGEVLALVNYPTYNPNDRSHLTGDQLRNRILTDTFEPGSIMKPFTVSLALDLHRVTPTTLVDTGPGRFVLDGAPITDDSAFGVLTVGGVIQKSSNIGATKIAMQLKPEEMWNMYTSIGLGQAPKVGFPGAAAGRLRPWKNWRRIEQATMSYGYGLSVSLFQLGRAYTAIAHDGEIMPVSIFRTPGDQPATGPQIFAPTTAREVRAMLETVTAPGGTSPDAAVPGYRVGGKSGTAYKHGAHGYDHSKYRASFVGMAPMPNPRIVVAVSVDEPTAGSHFGGQVSGPVFSGIVGDTLRSLNVPPDMPVKQMVVSDDSAPAAPGAPATPATAKKLSTSAGAKKMTISANAKSHPGVVR
- a CDS encoding UDP-N-acetylmuramoyl-L-alanyl-D-glutamate--2,6-diaminopimelate ligase; this encodes MSLLRQKHPAQRQIADALAWLHAHVQPGEHLHADTRSLAVGDAFFAYAVDGADNRAFIEGAIERGASAVLVQPEGFSGAIDPSNTLAVPALNELAGSIASGWYDNPSDSMLTVGVTGTNGKTSCSQWVSAALTALGTRCAIIGTLGTGLPGHLVHTGFTTPDAPQLQRSLAQLRDAGAQAVAMEVSSHALHQGRVNGTAFDIAVFTNLTQDHLDYHGTFEAYEAAKARLFAWPDLRAAVINRDDAAGRRLLASTQGHARTIAYGLDGTVQDAPQADALLLASNVRATATGTAFHLSTSEWGDAEVEVQTLGEFNVSNLLGVLGALLAADVPFEAALAELAKLESVNGRMQRLGGRLQNDEPLVVIDYAHTPDALEKTLEALRPMAAARGGELICMFGCGGDRDATKRPLMGAIAEKLADGVVVTSDNPRSEDPQSIIEQIAAGMKDASKARRIEDRASAILQAIRSAAREDVIVLAGKGHEATQEIMGKKRAFSDQDHARLALAARATHARGGGE
- a CDS encoding UDP-N-acetylmuramoyl-tripeptide--D-alanyl-D-alanine ligase, giving the protein MSMFSLREAAALIPGATVLGDDTVAFERVSTDSRSAGPGDLFVAIKGDRFDAHDFLPDVAARNVTAVLVTRTPQAWHVPALKVTDTRVGLGALARGWRRQYSMPLVAVTGSNGKTTVKEMIASIFAAAVGADARLATAGNFNNDIGLPLTLFRLHAAHQLAVVELGMNHPGETSLLAKIAEPTVAVVNNAQREHQEFMATVEAVALEHASVIHALSPEGVAVFPADDAYASIWRVAATGNRIMDFALNSAERTTEAAVTGTFAGNLLSIGTPQGRLEVTLQVLGNHNAHNALAATSAALAAGVSLDAVKRGLESFGAVKGRLQVKQAVLGTLAGATVIDDTYNANPDSMRAAIDVLASCAAPRVLVMGDMGEVGDNGPAFHREIGAYARERGIDALYAMGDASRDACTAYGTSAHHVADIGTLVAQLQQAGFGSAATLLVKGSRFMQMERVVDAVTSPQPNAAGSTPAAH